From Nerophis lumbriciformis linkage group LG11, RoL_Nlum_v2.1, whole genome shotgun sequence, one genomic window encodes:
- the LOC133610014 gene encoding histone H2B 1/2-like: MPEPQKAAPKKGSKKAVTKAPGKGKGKRRKTRKESYAIYVYKVLKQVHPDTGISSKAMSIMNSFVNDIFERIASEASRLAHYNKRSTITSREIQTAVRLLLPGELAKHAVSEGTKAVTKYTSSK, from the coding sequence ATGCCCGAACCCCAGAAGGCCGCGCCCAAGAAGGGCTCCAAGAAAGCCGTTACCAAGGCTCCTGGTAAGGGTAAAGGGAAGAGGAGGAAGACCAGGAAGGAAAGCTACGCTATCTACGTGTACAAGGTTCTCAAACAGGTGCACCCTGACACCGGTATCTCGTCCAAGGCCATGAGCATCATGAACTCCTTCGTCAACGACATCTTCGAGCGCATCGCTTCCGAGGCATCTCGCCTGGCTCATTACAACAAGAGATCCACCATCACATCCCGGGAGATCCAGACCGCAGTGCGACTCCTGCTGCCCGGTGAGCTGGCCAAGCATGCCGTGTCTGAGGGCACCAAGGCGGTCACCAAGTACACCAGCTCCAAGTAG